Proteins encoded within one genomic window of Haladaptatus sp. QDMS2:
- a CDS encoding DNA-directed RNA polymerase subunit A': MSSNSTPKEIGSISFGLMSPEEYREMSATKIITADTYDDDGFPIDMGLMDPRLGVIDPGLQCKTCGKHSGSCNGHFGHIELAAPVIHVGFTKLIRRLLRGTCRNCSRLCLTEEERDEFRDQQTVARELGNDLNDVTKAAIRQARKADTCPFCGETQYDIQHEKPTTYYEVQDVLASDYAEQIAAAMQPNEEEDWAGLSPQELADKTEIDLQRINEILSGEFRPVEMDRRALEKALKIDLTVEDMNKLMPSDIRDWFEDIPDEDLEVLGIDSERSRPEWMILTVLPVPPVTARPSITLDNGQRSEDDLTHKLVDIIRINQRFMENREAGAPQLIIEDLWELLQYHVTTFMDNEISGTPPARHRSGRPLKTLSQRLKGKEGRFRGSLSGKRVNFSARTVISPDPTLSLNEVGVPDRVAKEMTQTMNVTERTLEEARTYVRNGPDGHPGANYVRRPDGRRLKVTHKNCEELAEKVEIGWEVNRHLIDGDIVIFNRQPSLHRMSIMAHEVVVMPYKTFRLNTVVCPPYNADFDGDEMNMHALQNEEARAEARVLMRVQEQILSPRFGENIIGAIQDHISGTYLLTHENPQFNETQALDLLRATRVDELPEPDGKDEDGMAYWTGRTIFSELLPGDLSLEFTSSAGDTVIIENGQLLEGTIDEDAVGAFGGKVVDTIMKLYGATRARIFINEISSLAMRAIMHFGFSLGIDDESIESEAEEQIDEAIDNAYERVQELIETYENGDLESLPGRTVDETLEMKIMQTLGKARDSAGDIAEEHFADDNPAVIMAESGARGSLLNLTQMAACVGQQAVRGERINRGYEDRTLSHYQKDDLSADAHGFVESSYRKGLSPREFFFHAMGGREGLVDTAVRTSKSGYLQRRLINALSELETQYDGTVRDTSDTIVQFEFGEDGTSPVKVSSFQDHDIDVNQIADRVLNAEFESERRKEEYLGLKRPPTNLSEYADVRESEYAAEGVESDD, encoded by the coding sequence ATGAGTTCCAATAGCACACCCAAAGAGATTGGCTCCATCAGCTTCGGGCTGATGAGTCCCGAGGAGTACCGTGAGATGAGCGCGACCAAAATCATCACCGCAGACACCTACGACGACGACGGGTTCCCCATCGACATGGGCCTCATGGACCCGCGTCTCGGAGTCATCGACCCCGGCCTGCAGTGTAAGACCTGCGGGAAGCACTCCGGGTCGTGTAACGGCCACTTCGGCCACATCGAACTCGCCGCGCCCGTCATCCACGTCGGCTTTACGAAGCTCATCCGGCGGCTCCTTCGTGGCACCTGTCGCAACTGCTCGCGGCTCTGCCTCACCGAGGAAGAGCGCGACGAGTTCCGCGACCAGCAGACGGTCGCTCGCGAACTCGGCAACGACCTGAACGACGTCACGAAGGCCGCCATCCGACAGGCCCGCAAGGCGGACACCTGTCCGTTCTGTGGCGAGACGCAGTACGACATCCAGCACGAGAAGCCGACCACGTACTACGAGGTCCAGGACGTGCTGGCGTCCGACTACGCAGAGCAAATCGCCGCGGCGATGCAGCCAAACGAGGAAGAAGACTGGGCTGGCCTCTCGCCACAGGAACTCGCAGACAAGACGGAAATCGACCTCCAGCGTATCAACGAAATCCTCTCCGGAGAGTTCCGTCCGGTCGAGATGGACCGTCGCGCCCTCGAAAAGGCGCTCAAAATCGACCTGACGGTCGAAGACATGAACAAGCTGATGCCCTCGGACATTCGCGACTGGTTCGAGGACATCCCGGACGAGGACCTGGAAGTGCTCGGCATCGACTCCGAGCGCTCGCGCCCCGAGTGGATGATTCTCACCGTGCTGCCGGTTCCGCCGGTCACCGCACGCCCATCCATCACCCTTGACAACGGCCAGCGCAGTGAGGACGACCTCACGCACAAACTCGTGGACATCATCCGCATCAACCAGCGGTTCATGGAGAACCGCGAGGCGGGTGCCCCACAGCTGATTATCGAGGACCTTTGGGAACTGCTCCAGTACCACGTCACGACGTTCATGGACAACGAGATTTCGGGGACGCCGCCGGCCCGCCACCGTTCGGGTCGCCCGCTCAAGACGCTCAGTCAGCGTCTTAAAGGCAAGGAAGGGCGCTTCCGTGGTTCGCTGTCCGGGAAGCGTGTCAACTTCTCTGCGCGGACGGTCATCAGCCCGGACCCGACGCTCTCGCTCAACGAGGTCGGGGTCCCTGACCGCGTCGCAAAGGAGATGACACAGACGATGAACGTCACCGAGCGCACCTTAGAGGAGGCCCGGACCTACGTTCGAAACGGCCCGGACGGCCACCCCGGTGCGAACTACGTGCGCCGCCCGGACGGCCGCCGCCTGAAGGTCACGCACAAGAACTGTGAGGAACTCGCAGAGAAGGTGGAGATTGGCTGGGAGGTCAACCGCCACCTCATCGACGGCGACATCGTCATCTTCAACCGCCAGCCGTCGCTGCACCGGATGTCCATCATGGCCCACGAAGTGGTCGTGATGCCGTACAAGACGTTCCGCCTGAACACGGTTGTCTGTCCGCCGTACAACGCCGACTTCGACGGCGACGAGATGAACATGCACGCGCTGCAAAACGAGGAGGCGCGTGCCGAAGCGCGCGTCCTCATGCGTGTCCAGGAGCAAATTCTCTCGCCACGCTTCGGTGAGAACATCATCGGCGCGATTCAGGACCACATCAGTGGGACGTACCTGCTCACCCACGAGAACCCACAGTTCAACGAGACGCAGGCACTCGACCTGCTGCGCGCGACGCGCGTAGACGAACTCCCAGAACCGGACGGCAAGGACGAAGATGGGATGGCTTACTGGACGGGCCGCACCATCTTCTCCGAACTGCTGCCGGGCGACCTGAGCCTCGAGTTCACGTCCTCGGCGGGCGACACCGTCATCATCGAGAACGGCCAGTTGCTCGAAGGCACCATCGACGAGGACGCGGTCGGCGCGTTCGGTGGAAAGGTCGTAGACACCATCATGAAGCTGTACGGCGCGACCCGCGCTCGCATCTTCATCAACGAGATTTCCTCGCTCGCGATGCGTGCCATCATGCACTTCGGGTTCTCGCTCGGTATCGACGACGAGTCCATCGAGTCCGAGGCCGAAGAGCAAATCGACGAGGCAATCGACAACGCCTACGAGCGCGTCCAGGAACTCATCGAGACCTACGAGAACGGCGACCTGGAGTCCCTGCCGGGACGCACCGTCGACGAGACTCTCGAGATGAAAATCATGCAGACGCTCGGGAAGGCCCGCGACTCTGCTGGTGACATCGCAGAGGAGCACTTCGCCGACGACAACCCGGCGGTCATCATGGCCGAATCCGGGGCGCGTGGCTCGCTGCTCAACCTGACGCAGATGGCCGCGTGTGTCGGCCAGCAGGCAGTGCGCGGCGAGCGCATCAACCGTGGCTACGAGGACCGCACCCTGAGTCACTACCAGAAGGACGACCTTTCGGCGGACGCCCACGGCTTCGTCGAGAGTTCCTACCGGAAAGGACTCTCCCCGCGTGAGTTCTTCTTCCACGCGATGGGTGGCCGCGAGGGGCTCGTGGACACGGCAGTCCGCACCTCCAAGTCCGGCTACCTCCAGCGTCGGCTCATCAACGCCCTCTCCGAGCTCGAAACGCAGTACGACGGCACTGTACGCGACACGAGCGACACCATCGTTCAGTTCGAATTCGGTGAGGACGGTACGAGTCCGGTGAAAGTCTCCTCGTTCCAGGACCACGACATCGACGTCAATCAGATCGCAGACCGCGTGCTGAACGCGGAGTTCGAGTCCGAACGACGGAAAGAAGAGTACCTCGGCCTCAAACGGCCGCCAACGAACCTCTCGGAGTACGCTGACGTGCGTGAAAGCGAGTACGCCGCGGAGGGGGTCGAATCCGATGACTGA